The proteins below come from a single Labeo rohita strain BAU-BD-2019 unplaced genomic scaffold, IGBB_LRoh.1.0 scaffold_585, whole genome shotgun sequence genomic window:
- the LOC127161209 gene encoding uncharacterized protein LOC127161209 isoform X8, with product MDFEIASLILLLHISGFVTLDQLSVTCNQQSICAVKGSEVTLNCSYSNNNITTVFWFSEKQSTNWRKNNEPEDLILDSDYSGRVNQTVTKIHSTLTISDMRERDSGEYQLMFIMNDGVKHLSSAAVSLTVTDLQVRRNPASTGSRDERVTLTCHTSCILTSQGVSRGCWDVTYTSRRVCALVNSTVDISCTYSHPSGHTVNKTFWHYGPPWDFKDLREEHLFAGRVEYVGNKLRIKDLKISDSGEYRFIIITDLNQYSGLPGVILTVTDTHMEIRPNVVSKRQEVTLICSTKCTLKDKHTYIWYKNGRQVTDGFTKANKLFLDSVSNEELQQYSCAVGDPVNSTAFSHYTVTLLLFLPQFLIIAALWMWFFIRM from the exons GCTTTGTAACACTGGACCAGCTCTCTGTGACCTGTAATCAACAGAGTATTTGTGCTGTGAAGGGGTCAGAAGTGACACTGAATTGCTCTTACTCCAACAACAACATCACAACTGTGTTCTGGTTCAGTGAGAAACAAAGTACAAACTGGAGAAAAAACAATGAACCTGAAGATTTGATTTTAGACTCAGACTACTCAGGACGAGTAAATCAGACTGTCACAAAGATCCATTCAACACTCACAATATCagacatgagagagagagactctggAGAATATCAGCTCATGTTCATCATGAATGATGGAGTTAAACATCTCAGCTCAGCAGCCGTCAGTCTAACAGTCACAG ACCTGCAGGTGAGGAGGAATCCTGCATCTACAGGTTCAAGAGATGAGAGAGTAACACTGACCTGTCATACTTCCTGTATTTTGACCTCTCAAG GTGTTTCTAGAGGCTGCTGGGATGTGACTTACACCTCTAGAAGAGTCTGTGCTTTGGTGAACTCAACAGTAGACATTTCCTGCACATACTCACATCCCTCTGgtcatactgtaaataaaacattctggCATTACGGTCCACCTTGGGACTTCAAGGATCTGCGTGAGGAGCATCTGTTTGCTGGTCGTGTGGAGTATGTGGGGAACAAACTGAGAATCAAAGATCTCAAGATCAGTGACTCTGGAGAATATCGATTCATAATCATCACTGACTTAAACCAATACTCTGGATTACCTGGAGTCATTCTTACTGTTACAG atacACACATGGAAATAAGGCCAAACGTTGTATCCAagagacaggaagtgacattAATCTGTTCAACTAAATGCACTTTGAAAGACAAACATACTTACATCTGGTACAAGAACGGACGACAGGTAACAGATGGATTCACTAAAGCCAACAAGCTGTTCCTGGACTCAGTCAGCAATGAAGAGCTTCAACAGTATTCCTGTGCTGTAGGAG atCCAGTGAACAGCACAGCGTTCAGCCATTATACAGTCACTCTGCTGCTGTTTTTAC
- the LOC127161209 gene encoding uncharacterized protein LOC127161209 isoform X5 — protein MDFEIASLILLLHISGFVTLDQLSVTCNQQSICAVKGSEVTLNCSYSNNNITTVFWFSEKQSTNWRKNNEPEDLILDSDYSGRVNQTVTKIHSTLTISDMRERDSGEYQLMFIMNDGVKHLSSAAVSLTVTDTQVRMNPASTDPGNETVELTCETSCDLTSRPQKFYWKSNSKNLKLNHTSSITVSPKDAASYSCFLTPDLMSSSAVCFKSGCRDVTYTSRRVCALVNSTVDISCTYSHPSDHTVNKTFWHYGPSRLFKDLREEHQFAGRVEYVGNKLRIKDLKISDSGKYQFIIITDVASPASPGVILTVTDTHMEIRPNVVSKRQEVTLICSTKCTLKDKHTYIWYKNGRQVTDGFTKANKLFLDSVSNEELQQYSCAVGDPVNSTAFSHYTVTLLLFLPQFLIIAALWMWFFIRM, from the exons GCTTTGTAACACTGGACCAGCTCTCTGTGACCTGTAATCAACAGAGTATTTGTGCTGTGAAGGGGTCAGAAGTGACACTGAATTGCTCTTACTCCAACAACAACATCACAACTGTGTTCTGGTTCAGTGAGAAACAAAGTACAAACTGGAGAAAAAACAATGAACCTGAAGATTTGATTTTAGACTCAGACTACTCAGGACGAGTAAATCAGACTGTCACAAAGATCCATTCAACACTCACAATATCagacatgagagagagagactctggAGAATATCAGCTCATGTTCATCATGAATGATGGAGTTAAACATCTCAGCTCAGCAGCCGTCAGTCTAACAGTCACAG ACACGCAGGTGAGGATGAATCCTGCATCTACTGACCCGGGAAATGAGACAGTTGAACTCACCTGTGAGACGTCTTGTGATTTGACGTCCAGACCTCAGAAGTTTTACTGGAagtcaaatagtaaaaatctaaaattgaaTCACACCAGCAGCATTACAGTTTCACCTAAAGATGCTGCCAGTTACTCCTGTTTTCTCACTCCAGATCTCATGAGTTCCTCTGCTGTGT GTTTTAAGAGTGGCTGCCGGGATGTGACTTACACCTCTAGAAGAGTCTGTGCTTTGGTGAACTCAACAGTAGACATTTCCTGCACATACTCACATCCCTCTGatcatactgtaaataaaacattctggCATTACGGTCCATCTCGGCTCTTCAAAGATCTGCGTGAGGAGCATCAGTTTGCTGGTCGTGTGGAGTATGTGGGGAACAAATTGAGAATCAAAGATCTCAAGATCAGCGACTCTGGAAAATATCAATTCATAATCATCACTGATGTTGCATCACCTGCATCACCTGGAGTCATTCTTACTGTTACAG atacACACATGGAAATAAGGCCAAACGTTGTATCCAagagacaggaagtgacattAATCTGTTCAACTAAATGCACTTTGAAAGACAAACATACTTACATCTGGTACAAGAACGGACGACAGGTAACAGATGGATTCACTAAAGCCAACAAGCTGTTCCTGGACTCAGTCAGCAATGAAGAGCTTCAACAGTATTCCTGTGCTGTAGGAG atCCAGTGAACAGCACAGCGTTCAGCCATTATACAGTCACTCTGCTGCTGTTTTTAC
- the LOC127161209 gene encoding uncharacterized protein LOC127161209 isoform X6: MDFRIASLILLLHISGSLTMNLISVSCKDICAQRESDVQLKCTYDNIHTKTAFWYSEKQNKNWRKNNEPEDLNLDSDYSGRVKQVIGKYEAHLIISDVRGTDSGEYQLMFMENGVKHLSSAAVSLTVTDTQVRMNPASTDPGNETVELTCETSCDLTSRPQKFYWKSNSKNLKLNHTSSITVSPKDAASYSCFLTPDLMSSSAVCFKSGCRDVTYTSRRVCALVNSTVDISCTYSHPSDHTVNKTFWHYGPSRLFKDLREEHQFAGRVEYVGNKLRIKDLKISDSGKYQFIIITDVASPASPGVILTVTDTHMEIRPNVVSKRQEVTLICSTKCTLKDKHTYIWYKNGRQVTDGFTKANKLFLDSVSNEELQQYSCAVGDPVNSTAFSHYTVTLLLFLPQFLIIAALWMWFFIRM, translated from the exons ATGGACTTCAGAATCGCATCACTGATCCTGCTTCTACACATTTCAG GCTCTCTAACAATGAACCTCATCTCTGTGAGCTGTAAAGACATTTGTGCTCAGAGGGAATCCGATGTGCAGTTGAAGTGCACTTACGACAACATCCACACCAAAACTGCGTTCTGGTACAgtgagaaacaaaacaaaaactggaGAAAAAACAATGAACCTGAAGATTTGAATTTAGATTCTGACTACTCAGGACGTGTGAAACAGGTCATTGGTAAATACGAAGCACACCTCATAATATCAGACGTGAGAGGGACAGACTCTGGAGAATATCAGCTCATGTTCATGGAGAATGGAGTTAAACATCTCAGCTCAGCAGCCGTCAGTCTAACAGTCACAG ACACGCAGGTGAGGATGAATCCTGCATCTACTGACCCGGGAAATGAGACAGTTGAACTCACCTGTGAGACGTCTTGTGATTTGACGTCCAGACCTCAGAAGTTTTACTGGAagtcaaatagtaaaaatctaaaattgaaTCACACCAGCAGCATTACAGTTTCACCTAAAGATGCTGCCAGTTACTCCTGTTTTCTCACTCCAGATCTCATGAGTTCCTCTGCTGTGT GTTTTAAGAGTGGCTGCCGGGATGTGACTTACACCTCTAGAAGAGTCTGTGCTTTGGTGAACTCAACAGTAGACATTTCCTGCACATACTCACATCCCTCTGatcatactgtaaataaaacattctggCATTACGGTCCATCTCGGCTCTTCAAAGATCTGCGTGAGGAGCATCAGTTTGCTGGTCGTGTGGAGTATGTGGGGAACAAATTGAGAATCAAAGATCTCAAGATCAGCGACTCTGGAAAATATCAATTCATAATCATCACTGATGTTGCATCACCTGCATCACCTGGAGTCATTCTTACTGTTACAG atacACACATGGAAATAAGGCCAAACGTTGTATCCAagagacaggaagtgacattAATCTGTTCAACTAAATGCACTTTGAAAGACAAACATACTTACATCTGGTACAAGAACGGACGACAGGTAACAGATGGATTCACTAAAGCCAACAAGCTGTTCCTGGACTCAGTCAGCAATGAAGAGCTTCAACAGTATTCCTGTGCTGTAGGAG atCCAGTGAACAGCACAGCGTTCAGCCATTATACAGTCACTCTGCTGCTGTTTTTAC